Proteins from a single region of Sus scrofa isolate TJ Tabasco breed Duroc unplaced genomic scaffold, Sscrofa11.1 Contig2681, whole genome shotgun sequence:
- the LOC110258660 gene encoding LOW QUALITY PROTEIN: nuclear envelope pore membrane protein POM 121C-like (The sequence of the model RefSeq protein was modified relative to this genomic sequence to represent the inferred CDS: inserted 1 base in 1 codon; deleted 2 bases in 1 codon; substituted 1 base at 1 genomic stop codon), whose amino-acid sequence MGRGGGVAGDCAPHPPGELDSWLLCVELRRDLNLEHLPGREGGAGAALLGLWLLGLVLYLVPAGVAVTLAWLAVGATAVWWGLRREPRGSRAFRTSLVRNARCHGTLLTLPPAXSAVNGSLLEPPRLFQGLGPAHLFLMGNYLGKPAPPQPASTSEARDLRERPGRRPPTRPTPPPPAPSGHTPGVHTHPSLPTPLPRPSRRTALRGCGPVAHRFVIPPRRRYPIQQAHYASLGVLPTVCWNSCHRKTVLSARNSKVVCSPVRVRIAPPDSKWIRPLLSEQSSSSTVSSPSASAPDPCAKETVLSALRARKKRTVKEEDQILADGQEEKRRRQDSSGRGHSAFEPLAANGIPASFVPKPGSLKRGLSPQSSDAHLNKRSRTSSLSSLTSTYSGGVPISRRNAITSSYSSTGGLSQLRKRSGPRSSPFSRPASSCSQALARPAKEIREEELSHHSASSTAFTTDKESWGAEVADTTTREKQDSWSSPPTPGSSGQRKRKVQLLRSWRGEQLTLPPPPQLGYSVTAEDLDLEKKALSQWFSEILEDKTDTTLSSIPENPPTSQPPVSFSLPTAGTPATETSLPAPSPSPLLKSLKKQQDSPGLPSPPKSAGMASPVAHSPPKTPGPLAPLGSSQSGPLAGTSSDCKPTAVFCGGTLTPASSTGPVTDTKSPPAPEAETSANSQALSAPPPPPKQNIPCGMLGTSPAKPPASAAPAVSSPSPVLDPIFWPPPKSKNEGPLPSSPSKVPATTSSSSALPASTRSPSRTFKPGFHTREAPASVPIVTPFFKQAAPPAGAMSAPLFPGQTRATSAVAAATTGGTSVDSALKPVFSFRVSSMTSTLSSVTSTTASTSQPVLFGTPSASGGSFTNPAVGSSSIVQLGKPPTMPPSRAVTSFGQSLPGAPQAVASSSSSSSSSSASTAGFSDLGSSLPASAPATTSQATLTFSSTXRPAISVPFGSSAKPSLSSYPGSNAQPRFGATDGQQQWAAKPSLVPSLCSSFTLGNSAAPAPTATPAAAQPAFGSTTQSTLGGLKATASASGTLAGPQPAFGSTTAVFSFGAATTSGFGATAQTTGSGASRSSSTTPSPFTFGGWAAPPSGSRGFGLSVASPGTSSASGAFGSGAGQSGTAGSTTPFVGGLSQKSLGAPSQNTSFGLNVACSAESQPVFGGASTPTFGQSTPGPGVGTSGSSLSFGASSTPIQGFVRKGPSFSIGAGPKPPGAWPQLQARRQHTSKK is encoded by the exons atggggcggggaggaggagtggCAG GggactgtgccccccacccccctggagaGCTCGACTCCTGGCTGTTGTGTGTGGAGCTGAGGAGGGACCTGAACCTGGAACATCTGCCAGGACGagaggggg gggcaggggcagcgctGCTGGGCCTGTGGCTGCTGGGCCTCGTGCTGTACTTGGTGCCCGCGGGGGTGGCGGTTACGCTGGCCTGGCTAGCTGTGGGTGCGACCGCGGTCTGGTGGGGCCTGCGCCGCGAGCCCCGAGGTTCACGCGCCTTCCGAACCTCGCTGGTTCGGAACGCGCGCTGCCATGGAACACTGCTCACCTTGCCTCCGGCGTAGTCAGCAGTAAACGGAAGTCTCCTAGAGCCTCCGCGCCTCTTCCAAGGACTTGGACCC GCTCATCTGTTCCTCATGGGCAACTACCTAGGCAAGCCCGCCCCCCCGCAGCCTGCCTCCACCTCGGAGGCCAGGGACCTGCGGGAGAGGCCTGGCCGCCGCCCGCCCACCCGCCccacgccgccgccgccagcTCCATCAGGCCATACCCCCGGGGTTCATACTCACCCCTCCCTACCCACTCCTCTTCCCCGACCCTCTAGGAGGACGGCCCTCCGGGGTTGTGGCCCTGTAGCACATCGGTTTGTAATACCACCTCGAAGGAGATACCCAATCCAGCAGGCCCACTATGCCTCGCTGGGGGTCCTTCCCACGGTGTGCTGGAATAGTTGTCACAGGAAGACTGTGCTCTCTGCTCGCAATTCCAAAGTGGTGTGCAGCCCAGTGAGAGTGAGGATTGCTCCTCCGGATAGCAAGTGGATTCGTCCCCTGCTATCAGAGCAGAGTAGCAGCTCAACCGTGTCCTCCCCATCAGCTAGTGCCCCAGACCCATGTGCAAAGGAGACTGTGCTGAGTGCCCTCAGAGCGAGGAAGAAAAGGACGGTGAAGGAGGAAGACCAAATACTGGCTGATggccaggaagaaaagagaaggcgcCAGGACAGCAGTGGACGTGGACATTCAGCATTTGAGCCGCTGGCGGCCAATGGAATCCCTGCCTCTTTTGTGCCTAAGCCTGGGTCTCTGAAGAGAGGTCTCAGTCCCCAGAGCTCAGATGCCCACTTAAATAAGAGGTCACGCACCTCTTCACTGAGCTCCTTGACCAGCACGTACTCAGGCGGCGTGCCCATCTCCAGGCGCAATGCCATCACCAGTTCTTACAGTTCTACTGGAGGTCTCTCTCAGCTGCGGAAGAGGAGTGGTCCTAGGTCATCCCCCTTCTCCAGGCCAGCTTCGTCCTGCTCCCAGGCTCTAGCGAGGCcagcaaaggaaataagagaagaggAACTTTCTCATCATTCTGCTTCTTCAACTGCATTCACAACAGACAAGGAGTCCTGGGGAGCAGAAGTTGCCGATACCACCACAAGGGAGAAACAGGACTCGTGGAGTTCTCCACCAACACctggcagctcagggcagcgTAAGCGGAAGGTGCAGCTGCTGCGGTCCTGGCGAGGGGAGCAGCTGACcttgcctccacctccccagcttGGGTATTCAGTCACTGCGGAAGACTTAGACTTGGAAAAGAAAGCTTTGTCACAATGGTTCAGCGAGATCTTGGAGGATAAGACTGATACTACCTTGAGCTCTATCCCTGAGAACCCACCTACCAGTCAGCCTCCGGTCTCTTTCAGCCTGCCTACTGCTGGGACTCCTGCCACCGaaacctccctcccagccccaagcCCTAGCCCACTGTTGAAGAGCTTGAAGAAGCAGCAGGATTCCCCAGGCCTACCATCGCCCCCCAAGTCTGCTGGCATGGCAAGCCCTGTGGCCCATTCGCCTCCGAAGACACCCGGCCCTCTGGCCCCTCTTGGCTCTTCACAGTCAGGGCCTCTTGCGGGCACCTCCTCGGACTGCAAACCTACAGCCGTTTTCTGTGGCGGCACCCTTACACCCGCTTCTTCCACAGGACCAGTCACTGACACCAAGTCACCTCCAGCCCCTGAGGCTGAGACGTCTGCCAACTCCCAAGCCTTGTcggccccccctccccctcccaagcaGAATATTCCTTGTGGAATGCTGGGCACCTCACCTGCTaagcctcctgcctctgcagctccTGCTGTGTCTTCACCATCTCCCGTGCTCGATCCCATTTTTTGGCCCCCTCCTAAAAGCAAGAACGAGGGCCCCTTGCCCTCTAGCCCTTCCAAGGTCCCAGCCACCACATCTTCCAGCTCAGCCCTCCCCGCAAGTACCCGCAGCCCGTCCCGCACTTTTAAACCTGGCTTTCACACCAGGGAGGCCCCTGCATCCGTGCCCATAGTAACTCCCTTCTTCAAGCAGGCAGCTCCTCCAGCCGGTGCTATGAGCGCCCCTCTCTTCCCTGGCCAGACCCGTGCCACCTCTGCAGTGGCTGCTGCGACCACAGGTGGCACCTCCGTAGACTCTGCTCTGAAGCCCGTGTTCAGCTTCCGTGTGAGCAGCATGACCAGCACCCTGAGCAGCGTGACTAGCACCACCGCTTCCACCTCCCAGCCCGTCCTCTTTGggactccctctgcctctggtggCAGCTTCACAAACCCAGCTGTGGGTTCCAGCTCCATAGTCCAGCTTGGTAAGCCTCCCACCATGCCTCCTTCAAGAGCAGTCACCAGCTTTGGCCAGTCCCTTCCCGGTGCCCCTCAGGCagtggccagcagcagcagcagcagcagcagcagcagcgctaGCACTGCTGGCTTTAGTGATTTGGGCAGcagccttccagcctctgccccagccaccaCCAGCCAGGCCACGCTGACATTCAGTAGCA CCCGCCCAGCCATCAGCGTTCCCTTTGGCTCAAGTGCCAAGCCCTCTCTGTCATCATATCCAGGATCCAACGCCCAGCCCAGGTTTGGGGCCACTGATGGGCAGCAGCAGTGGGCTGCCAAGCCATCCCTTGTCCCCAGCTTGTGTAGCTCCTTCACGTTGGGAAACTCTGCAGCCCCCGCCCCGACTGCCACTCCAGCCGCAGCCCAGCCAGCCTTTGGCAGCACCACACAGTCCACTCTTGGTGGCCTGAAAGCCACAGCCTCTGCCTCGGGCACCCTTGCCGGCCCCCAGCCAGCCTTTGGCAGCACCACAGCCGTTTTCTCCTTTGGTGCAGCCACCACCTCTGGCTTTGGAGCTACAGCCCAGACCACCGGCAGTGGGGCCAGTCGCTCCAGTAGCACGACACCATCTCCCTTCACATTTGGGGGATGGGCAGCCCCACCCTCTGGCAGCAGAGGCTTTGGGCTCAGTGTGGCTTCGCCAGGCACCAGCTCTGCCTCAGGAGCCTTTGGCTCCGGAGCAGGACAGAGTGGGACCGCTGGCAGCACGACTCCTTTTGTGGGAGGCTTGAGTCAGAAGAGCCTGGGTGCACCCAGCCAGAACACATCCTTTGGCCTCAATGTGGCCTGCAGTGCAGAGAGCCAACCTGTGTTTGGAGGCGCCTCCACGCCCACCTTTGGTCAGagcacccctggccctggggtgggcaCATCAGGCAGCAGCCTCTCCTTTGGGGCGTCCTCAACACCCATCCAGGGCTTTGTTAGAAAAGGACCTTCCTTTTCCATTGGTGCAggacccaagcccccaggggcttGGCCACAGCTACAGGCCCGGAGGCAGCACACTAGCAAGAAGTAG